The sequence GAATTACTTttgaaattaattacttaattatcagAAGAACGAGCGTAACTGTCCTCGATTTGCAATTAAGactgaacttattgcttcctttgatgCGACTAGGTAAAATATCAATGTTTCCCCCGCGATTGGCGCAATCATCGTTGGTAATTCTTTTAATAGCTTTCTCATTTCCTGAAAGGCACTTTAAGCTTCTTCAGTCCAATTGAAATATGTTTTCTTTAAATAATTTTTAACGTTCCGAAGAATGGCAATGAACGTTCCGCGGACTTGAATAAGAATCTTATTAGTGCGCTAGTTTTCATGTCAAACTTTTTACCTCCTTTTTACTCTTTGGTGAGGGCATACTTTCGATTGCCTCTATCTTCTTTGGGTTTGCGCGTATGCCTCGCTCTGtgataatatgacccaaaaatttgcCTTCCTCTTCCTCGAAAATGCACTTTGATGGGTTTAACTTCATGTTTATTTTTAATAGAGACGCAAATGTCTCGAAGACATCATTTAACAACTCCTACTACGTGCTACCTTTGATAACCAAATCATCCACATATGCTTACAAATTTCTGCCTATTTGGCTTTTGAAAGCTTCGTCTATGATCCGTTGATACGTAGCACCGACATTTTTTAACCCCAAAGGCATTTTTGTGTAAAAATAAATGCCGTGACTTGTGAGAAAGGTTGTTTTATCTTCATCCATGACTGCCATTTGTAACTGATGGTATCCTTTATATGCGTCTAAGAAGCATTTATATCGAAAACCCGCTAATAACTCGACTTTCCAATTGATTTATGCAGTGGATAATTATCTTTTGTACATTCCTTGTTGATCTCCGTGAAATCTATGCACATTCGCCAAGATCCATCTGGAGTTTTAAGTAACACTGGGTTTACGACCCAGGTTTGATATCGGACTTCCCTTAGGATGTTTTCTTTTACCAGCTTATCAACTTTTGCCTTCAGCCATTCACTTCTTTCAAGTGCCATACCCCTTTTCTTTTGTCGCACTGGTGTGAGGCCATTGAGCTTGTGCTCTGCAATTTCTCTTGGTACCCCAGTCATATTTGCTTCTATCCATGCGAATACGTCCGTGTTGGATGCCAGTATAGAAGTTTAAATTTTGTTTCATCAGATAAATCGCTACCGACTTTAATTTTCTGATCAGGGTATCGCAGATTAGCTATGATCATATAACTACGCAATTGTTCTTCGTCACTGGTCTGGTCATATGCTTGTTCTACTGCTGAGAAGGTTGCATCTTATTTTTTTGATCTTGTAGCTGCGATACCCAACAGTGTTGAGAAATTTACAAGACCATGAACTTTAGAAGGGATTGCGCCTAACTTTTGAAAAGTTGTGCGACCCAATAATGCGTTATATCGGGAGTATGATCGTACCACGGCGAACTCGACCATAGTGCTTCTGACCATATATTTGTTATCGTCATCCACCAATTCTAACTCTAGCTCACTGACCCCATTTGGCCATACGGATTCACCAGAGAATCCAGATAACGTGGTGGTAGGTGCAATTAGTTGTAAACGTATGGATCCAGGTAATAATCCAAAGAAATGTTCGTACATGATGTCGACACTGCATCCAGTGTCGACATGCAGACGTTTTATTGTGTATCCGCAACTTTTGATGCACCCCCTAAATTGTAATTGGTACGTCAGAGGGTTCTTGCGTAGTTTTCGCGAATAGAATATGAATGTTTTCCCATTATTATAGTACTTCTGCTTTTCGGCGCTGGTTTGTTCTTCCACCAATTACCATGTTAATAACTTTTTCAATATATTTACCTTTTGGCTCATTTTTCTTTTGCCGAGGGTATTCTTTCTTTGGCTTATCGCCTGCCGGTTTGGCTGCTTTCTTCCGATGTTGCAGTCTTCCTTTTTTAAGTTCTACCACTACTCTTTCAATTATTTTCCGACATTGATTAGTTTCATGATCATCATGGAAATCACAAAATTTTCTTTTATCCTTTCTTGCGTATTCAGGAAGAGGTACCGGAGCATTAAAATTTTTATATACCGGCTCCATTGATAGTATTTCTTTCGGTGTTTTTGTAAGATCTTTGATAAGCGCGTAGTTATCAACGTAATTACTTCTATTCTTATAACTACCTCCTCCTCTATTGTACTTGTGGTAGTTGTTATTGTTGCAGTTACCACCTCGCGATGAACCACTGTTGTTATATCTTTTTTCGGATCCTGATGACCATCCTTGATCTCGAtgatgatcatcatcattatttttatacgGATAATTATTTCCACAGTTTTGTGTTACATATTCTTGAGATCGCATGTGATCATGCACTTCTTTTACTGCTTCCTCAAAAATTTGTGGAACTCGTCTGCGCAATCGTTGCCATAAAGACATATGTCTTTCGGTGTCAATACAATGTATAAAGCCTGCCAATTTTTGAATTGTTGCAACCTCTTTATTATATCCGTCAATAATTTTGACCAAGGACTCCTTGGGCCTTTGCTTGATATCGTGACATTCCACATGCGTTCTTTTGTGAGCTTGTAAGTTGTGAACATTTAACAAGAAACGAGATCTtaaatccacaaaacttgtgatgcTTTGACATGGTAAATTATTGAACCCCTCACGTGTGACTCCCTGCAACACGATTGGAAGCATATGACATGCTACCAAATCACCCCAGTTGTGCATTCTGGCCACCTTCAAATCTCtgcaaaaaatcatctggatctgaTAATCCGTCATAACTTCCTAGTGTTAATGGAAAGAAAGTGCCACTAGGAAAGGATGGTTTGCAATGTGCGGTACAAACTTCTCCGTGGTATGAGCTAATTCCATAGATTTTTTCACTTTTTGCCCTTGCATTATTGCGAACCAATTTTCCATGAACTCTTGAACCTTTGCTGGCTCGTTAAAAGCTGGAGCCATGTGTGGTGCATCCACTTGCTATAATTGAGATATTAGATTGTTCGTGCTGTTGGGTTCTAATGGATTGTATGGCAATTTTTCCTGGGCCTACTGTGTTTTCTGCACACTATTAACGGTTGGTTGCGGAGATGCTTAAGTTACCGTTGGCTGTTGTAGAGTCACCGTTATGAACGAACCATCTAGGTTTTTCAGTCCCATCTTTCTTATTTCTTCCTGAGCGCTTGCGTGGGGTAACCTTTTGAACCGAAGTTTTTATAGTCGTGAGGATCGGCATAGTTCCTATGTAAGTACTTTGGACTTGATAGCGAGGAGGAACAGTTTATGTCGGTGATTCAAAGCTTAAGCTTGTTGGCCTCACATCAGTAAACGATATGAAGCTATATTCACTTTGAGTAACCTCATGCAATATTTTTTCGAAACGATAGTCCCGATAACTTTGCATTCCACTTGCATTAGATGATTCAGTCAATATTTGCTGAGTATTAACTGACGCAGATACAATCGTAGTACTTGCTGGAGGCTTCGTCATACCCTTACCCTGTGCAGCCAGTGTTTGTGGGGTTTTTGATGTGATTACCGGCGTGTGAAATCCTAAATGTGTTGAGACGACACCCCATATTTCACGAGCTGCAAAACATGGAGCAGGCGATTCAGTTTAACCGTGCTATTCGTACATGTTATGCATATGATTTATGCACTTAATATTTTATCTTTGAGGTCATGAACTTTTGTAAACTGTGGACTTAGACGTTTCTTTTATTTCAATTTGGTTGTAATAATTGGATATGAATGTTTGTTTAGTCTGATAATTACTTAATGTTTGATTTATTTGTAAAATAATGAACTGAGTCCTAGagggagtttgttagtgcataaATGTTAGTTCCAAGTTCATTATAAAGCATTCGTAGAGGTTGAATGCGGTGGGTAATAGAATAAGTGTTCGTATGCAAGTTCATGTTCATTTACTCACTATTGATGAAACCGCACGGATGCGCATCCGTACGGGTACAGAGTGCAATCGCACGGTTGTGAGTGCACACTATATTTATAGTTgatttcgggttcattgttagggttccGAATTCCAAACAACCCTTAGCTGTGTGTTCGATATACAGATGTTCTAGCACTGAGTTATTACGATCTTTAACTTCTACAAGTCTAATAACATCATAAGATCATTGTTTGTTAAGTGTTTTCGATACAAAACTCAATATCGGGTAATTCCGCACTCGATATTGAATATTAGATCGATTCATACCGTTTAATCATTCCTACAAGGATTTTAATACTGATGTAGCGCTGATATGCAGTTTAAGAAGATGGATAGTTTAATCACGATAGAGAGTGGTGTTACAAGCTTGAACTCCCTCTTGACTCTTACATACAACAAGTCAGAGTGGCCAATGACAAGAGAAAAGGAACATATACTTTAACGTTAAACATGGACTTGTAACTCAAGGAAAAAACTAACACGTACATTAGAAGCAATCGGAATTGAAATAACAGTAGAATCCAAGAAGGAATATGATTTGCTTAGAAACCACCTCTTTTGATATATATGAAATCTGCTTTCCATGGATATATACAATATACTACTACATCATAACAATATTTGAAAACAGCCTTTAGACCTCTTTCGATATTGTTGTCTAAAGAAGCCCCGTACTAAAAACAGTACTAGACCAGAACACCATATTCCATAAATACTATGTGCAAGATGCCCATTTCCGTAAATAATATATGCATCTTCCCATTCCATTTCCGTAACGACTCAATCAAGATACAAGAGTACCGAGTCGTCAACGTAGAAAACACCAAACTTAACACCCCATTTGACAAACGTATTCCACGAGGCCAACCTCATCCTCAATTCCTTTTAGTAGGAGTGGATGGTTCCATACTTACGCATGCCACTAATAAAATCATCCTAACTCTATATTTGAACAAGCTgttcattcggattaaccaactTACCAATCGGATTGGACTTtttggattttatttacttttatattgcttttatatattaaattaaagatTGGAAAATAATGACGATGATAGCCATCAATTGAGAAcgaatattttattaataaaagaCATAGATATCATATCAAGTGGACTAAAAAGCCAGCAGACAAATCAAGACTCGTTTGACATGTATTTGACCTTTATCCGGTTCTTGTAGAATTACCCAAAGACCCCTCAACTTTAAACATCCGTCTAACGAAGGACAATACAAACATATTGTTACAAATGCAGTAGTATTCTGTCATTCATTGAGGTATTTAGGTTACAATAACTGTTTACTACTCCTTCCGTTCCCAATCAGATAGAGTTTTTCTTTTTATATGTTTCAAATTAATAGTTCACTTTCATAAATAAATTAGAATAATTGGTTAAAATACTTTTATCTTCTTACTTTATTTAAATAAGATAAAAATATAGGTAAAAATTAAGGGGTAAAACTAGAAAGTAGACAAAAAAGTAATGTGTCAGTTACTTTTTCTTAAACTCTGTGTTTTTTATTTGGGGAATATTAAATTGGTACGGAGGaagtaatattttatattattgtattattaatagtgatattaataaatgataaatgattaTAAGTTTATAACTATATGTAAAACACTAGGTTGTTTAACAAAATATTTGTACGTCGATTCATAGTTTTCATAACATGTGAATTCGATTTAAATTTGATTAAATAGAAAGagtaatattcatttgagtccataaattaagttgagattcaagggaccaatgagagcgcgacacgtgtcgcgaaaatcaatcaaaattattttttttaaaaaaaattttaaattttttttcgaaatttaaaaaaaaaaaaaaaatttttaaattttttttttttacaatcacatgtgatttacctgcacaatcacatgtgattaaattgtacaatcacatgtgattggatttgccatgcataatcacatgtgattgggtttacaatcacatgggattgggtttacaatcacatgtgattaacatgcataatcacatatgatttttaaaaaaaaaagtttcggaaaaaaaatttgaaaaaaaaaattttcgaaaaaaaaatttaaaaaaaaaaactttcgaattttttttttttcaatcacatgtgattttcgcgccacatgtcgcgttctcattggtccctttgttttcaagcaaatttatggatgcaagtgattacaaccctaaatagaaaaataaaaaacaaaaatgtGATCAAATTTATGTTCTAAATATAAAAAACAAATGAACTACAGgtgatatttttattatgaactaCAGGTGATTCAAATCCAAATCAAGGACAATCTTTAACAGAAAAGGTACAGGGATCGCTGGTAattttttatataaattacaagGACCATTCGTGATATTCTTAATTCTCATGTGCAGAAGACCCATTGCAACTACACTCCTAGAGTATCAAACTATGAAAAGAACACAATGGTTGGACAAGTACAGTATGAATCTTGATTAGTATGTACTTAAGAATTTATGTATTTTCCTTCCAATTGATGAAAGATTCTTGTCAATGGCATCTGATGCTAGTGTGAACTATACGTAGTGGTTTAGGTCAATTATTCCAACCTCCCTCCACCATTCAAATCTAACCAACCCCAATTCAACAAAACTTTCGAAGTTTCCATTTTTCCACATTTTTTCTTCAATTCATCACATACCCACTTCATGAATCCCATTTTTACATCAATCCCACAAATCTTTTTTCCAATTTAATCATGGGTTTTaaaaaatatttacaaaatcttcacTTAATAACCAcaatctttcttcttcttcttcagtatCTTCCTCCAATTTTCACAAAAACAACAAACACCAGCAGGCTCAATCAAGGTCAGCTCCTTACAGATGGTCAAACCCTTATTTCCCCACAACAAATTTTTGAACTTGGTTTCTTTAGTCCAGGTAATTCAAATCTTAGATATGTTGGAATTTGGTATTTTGGTATTCAAAACAGAACAGTAGCATGGGTAGCTAACAGAGATAATCCACTTCCAACAAATTCCGGAAATTTCGGTATTGGAACCAATGGGAGTTTAGTTATTTCAGATAGAAATGGTGTTGTTTACTGGTCAAGTAATATATCTTCTATTTCAAGTAATCGGAACTTAACAGTAATGCTTATGGACACTGGGAATTTAGTACTTTCAACCATTGAAAACATTGGTGATGATTCAAATGCTATTTGGAGAAGCTGTGATCATCCAACTGATACTTACTTACCGAATTTACGAATTTATATGAATATAACGACTGGGAGTGATATACGTAAGTTTGTATCGTGGAATAGCCCGAATGATCCTTCGAAAGGGGACTATTCGATGGGGGTTGATCCACGTGGCGCGCCACAAGTGGTAGTTTGGGATGATCATAATAATCGACGATTATGGAGAACGGGTCATTATGATAATCAGATATTTATTGGTGTTCCACAAATGAGAAGTTTGTTTAATTTCGGGTTTAGATTGGTAACTGTTAATAGTGAAATAATGTATTTCATTTTCAATAATCAAAATACTTCTCTTTTGATGAGATTTGTGATACAATGGAATGGAGTTGTGCAGCAGTTAACTTGGGACAATGGAATTGGTCGTTGGAATACGTTATTTTCGCAGCCTTCGATTGGTTGCGAAGTGTATAATCGGTGTGGGGATTTTGGAGTTTGTCGAAGTGAAAATGGGCCGAATATTTGTAGTTGTATGGAAGGGTTTGATCCGAGATATATAAACGGGTCGAATTCAGGGAATTGGTCTGGTGGGTGTGTTAGGAGGAGTAATTTGGAGTGTGATTCGAATGGTACAACGAGTGATGGATTTGTGAAATTAACGGGCGTTAAATTACCTGATTTTGCTGATGGGTTGGCTGGTGATTGTGAAAACGGATGTTTGAGGAATTGTTCGTGTAATGCTTATGCGAATGTTACGGGGGTTGGATGTTTGATTTGGGGTGGGAATTTGGTTGATGTTGAGCAATTTGAACAAGGAGGTGAAACACTCTTTATTCGTGTATCAAGATACGATTTGGGTTGGTTTTTATGTTTTTAGCAAATTTGTTTTCTTGATGTTTGTTTTGTAATGCTATGATATGTACTAATTTGAATGTGGTTTGGTTTCAGGAGGTAGGAAAAAGTCATCCAAGATTGTAGTCATTGCAATATCAGCAACCGGTGCAGTTGTTCTTGTTGCAATCGCTATGTTCCTTTGCGTGTACCGCAACAAAGTTAAAGGTAAACTCTTCTTATTGAATTCACAATAATATCTTATATTGTCTTATAAAGTATTAATTCCACTGCATATGATGTAGGGTCAATGGTACAATATGGTTAAAATGGGTTGCCTTTATGGTTATTTTGAGGCAGATTTATATTAACTGACCCGAATACAACCTTATTTCGTAAACGAGTCAGGATTCTCAAAAGGGTAAGGATTTAAAATCTTAACCCTTATGTTACTAACACGGATAAGGCCTGCATAACCCGTTTAGAGCACACGGATAAGACCATCGGCGTCAGCGTCAAATTTCGGCGACGTCCGAATCTGACGGTCGTCCGACTCCGGGCCGGCGTCGGGAAGCCAAAGTCAGAAATCCGATTTTGGGTTTGGAAAGTTTTAACCGTTATATATTGAAAAATATATTCGTTAAATGCTAAcgacaacccttagggttgtcgTTAAGGTGCATAAAAGACTTGTACATTTCAATAACCGCCACATTAAAGTCAAATGTAACCGTCGTGTACAAGTTAC comes from Rutidosis leptorrhynchoides isolate AG116_Rl617_1_P2 chromosome 4, CSIRO_AGI_Rlap_v1, whole genome shotgun sequence and encodes:
- the LOC139843479 gene encoding G-type lectin S-receptor-like serine/threonine-protein kinase B120 produces the protein MGFKKYLQNLHLITTIFLLLLQYLPPIFTKTTNTSRLNQGQLLTDGQTLISPQQIFELGFFSPGNSNLRYVGIWYFGIQNRTVAWVANRDNPLPTNSGNFGIGTNGSLVISDRNGVVYWSSNISSISSNRNLTVMLMDTGNLVLSTIENIGDDSNAIWRSCDHPTDTYLPNLRIYMNITTGSDIRKFVSWNSPNDPSKGDYSMGVDPRGAPQVVVWDDHNNRRLWRTGHYDNQIFIGVPQMRSLFNFGFRLVTVNSEIMYFIFNNQNTSLLMRFVIQWNGVVQQLTWDNGIGRWNTLFSQPSIGCEVYNRCGDFGVCRSENGPNICSCMEGFDPRYINGSNSGNWSGGCVRRSNLECDSNGTTSDGFVKLTGVKLPDFADGLAGDCENGCLRNCSCNAYANVTGVGCLIWGGNLVDVEQFEQGGETLFIRVSRYDLGGRKKSSKIVVIAISATGAVVLVAIAMFLCVYRNKVKECRNPCGKAKKKPFLVLEASNGQDISVEESEQFELEKEYDGPPLPIFSSSTLELATDVFANKNKLGQGGFGPVHKGVLPSGQEIAVKRLSKSSGQGLVEFRNEMILIAKLQHRNLVRLLGYCIEGEERMLVYEYMPNKSLDSFLFDPTKKGELNWKTRFMIIEGIARGLLYLHRDSRLRIIHRDLKVGNILLDEEMNPKISDFGMARIFGGNQNEANTNRVVGTYGYMSPEYAMEGLFSVKSDVYSFGVLLLEIISGQRNNSFRTPDSTNLIRHAWKLWKEGKPEELIDVSIVDSCNRTEALQCIHVALLCIQSSAVQRPTMSSVVFMLEGESTSLPQPSENDFTSLGSVEMDLIVEGREINMSSNDVSITEVAGR